A genome region from Brassica oleracea var. oleracea cultivar TO1000 chromosome C2, BOL, whole genome shotgun sequence includes the following:
- the LOC106324123 gene encoding cyclic nucleotide-gated cation channel beta-1-like: MHFFFALYAVGHPTSPVYPEDFLRSVRAVALLRIYRWSEISVEKIRELKDRIARREWRSDLPTVLPIRTKRLDIFPRDIQKQVSEAKRMGTLPDLSAIIAAQLRLTSGEGPSMTIPRAGEVFPSGARSAGKGKKRKRGDGSGVERSTEETSDVPPSGEPHKKKKKRRTKKKSAGEQSENADEPIEQEEEDAREEELQPEEGASEAEVSEGRNDEEGVSEGEERETSLNAARSGGSKEDSEGSPLLIRRGNDEDEDERRSPVLTFPCELS, translated from the exons ATGCATTTTTTTTTTGCTTTGTATGCAGTCGGCCATCCTACCTCTCCAGTTTATCCCGAAGATTTCTTGAGGAGTGTTCGTGCTGTCGCTTTGCTTCGAATCTATCGTTGGTCCGAGATCTCCGTTGAGAAGATCCGTGAGCTTAAAGATCGAATCGCTCGAA GAGAGTGGAGATCCGATCTTCCGACCGTTCTTCCTATTCGCACTAAGCGACTAGACATCTTCCCGAGAGACATCCAGAAACAAGTTTCCGAGGCAAAGAGGATGGGTACTCTTCCTGATTTGAGCGCGATAATAGCGGCCCAGCTGAGGCTGACTAGCGGGGAAGGACCCTCGATGACGATTCCTCGTGCTGGCGAGGTTTTCCCTTCCGGTGCCAGAAGTGCGGGGAAGGGCAAGAAAAGGAAAAGAGGCGACGGCTCGGGAGTCGAGAGGAGTACTGAGGAGACGAGTGACGTCCCTCCTTCTGGTGAACCCCATAAGAAGAAAAAGAAGAGAAGGACAAAGAAGAAGTCCGCCGGCGAGCAGTCGGAGAATGCTGACGAGCCGATCGAGCAAGAAGAGGAGGATGCTCGAGAAGAAGAACTTCAGCCCGAAGAGGGGGCTTCTGAGGCTGAAGTCTCGGAGGGACGGAATGACGAGGAGGGAGTAAGTGAAGGAGAGGAACGTGAGACTTCTCTTAATGCCGCCCGCTCGGGTGGTTCTAAGGAAGATAGCGAAGGGTCGCCACTCCTGATAAGGAGGGGAAATGACGAAGACGAGGATGAGAGGCGATCTCCTGTTCTGACGTTTCCTTGCGAGCTATCCTAA